One segment of Streptomyces sp. NA02950 DNA contains the following:
- a CDS encoding NADP-dependent oxidoreductase, whose product MSRINHQYRLAARPVGLPRPTDWEYVEEPVAEPGEGELLIRVIYLSLDPAMRGWMNEGRSYIRPVEIGEVMRAGGVGQVIASRNPRFAVGDYVSGTLRVQEYCLSDGQGLTTVDPALAPLPVYLGVLGMPGMTAYFGLLDIGRPEAGQTVVVSGAAGAVGSVVGQIAKLKGCRVIGIAGGERKCRLVVEELGFDACIDYKSEDVRKALREVAPEGVDVYFDNVGGDILDTVLTRLARGARVVICGAISQYNATDRVQGPANYMSLLVNRASMTGMVVFDYAGRYPEATAELAEWLSAGKLRSLEDVVDGSVRAFPETLLRLFKGDNTGKLVLKVADE is encoded by the coding sequence ATGAGCCGCATCAATCACCAGTACCGGCTTGCCGCACGACCCGTCGGGCTGCCGAGGCCCACCGACTGGGAGTACGTCGAGGAGCCGGTCGCCGAGCCGGGCGAGGGCGAACTGCTGATCAGGGTGATCTACCTCTCGCTGGACCCGGCCATGCGCGGCTGGATGAACGAGGGCAGGTCCTACATCCGCCCCGTGGAGATCGGGGAGGTCATGCGCGCGGGCGGCGTGGGCCAGGTGATCGCCTCCCGCAACCCGCGGTTCGCCGTGGGCGACTATGTGTCGGGCACGCTCCGCGTACAGGAGTACTGCCTGTCGGACGGCCAGGGCCTGACCACGGTCGATCCGGCGCTGGCGCCGCTGCCGGTGTACCTGGGCGTCCTGGGGATGCCGGGCATGACCGCCTACTTCGGTCTGCTCGACATCGGACGGCCCGAGGCCGGACAGACCGTCGTGGTCTCCGGCGCGGCCGGGGCGGTCGGCAGCGTGGTCGGCCAGATCGCCAAGCTCAAGGGATGCCGGGTCATCGGCATCGCCGGTGGTGAGCGCAAGTGCCGTCTGGTCGTGGAGGAGTTGGGCTTCGACGCCTGTATCGACTACAAGTCCGAGGATGTGCGCAAGGCCCTGCGCGAGGTGGCGCCCGAGGGCGTGGACGTCTACTTCGACAACGTCGGCGGCGACATCCTCGACACCGTGCTGACCCGTCTGGCACGGGGGGCCCGTGTCGTCATCTGCGGTGCGATCTCGCAGTACAACGCGACCGACCGGGTCCAGGGCCCGGCCAACTACATGTCGCTGCTGGTCAACCGCGCCTCCATGACCGGGATGGTGGTCTTCGACTACGCCGGCCGGTACCCCGAAGCCACCGCAGAGCTGGCCGAGTGGCTGTCGGCCGGGAAGCTGCGGTCGCTGGAGGACGTGGTGGACGGCAGCGTGCGGGCGTTCCCCGAG
- a CDS encoding AMP-binding protein — translation MRVETEAEEEYDHEAAYEAYLDDVRRRQDRIRPPGLPAGLRYRAGEVPVPDCVHHWAQEAPDRPAVVFRSAVISYAQLDEAADRLAGWLDGQAGVRPGDRVGVYLPNCPQFIVAMLAVLRLGAVHVPVNPMFKEAELRHELRDAGPEVVIAQDTLAPGLEAVRADTPVRRVLVTTDSDMLPGAPAGPWAKALAHPRLGRCARDLDALAALNYTGGTTGMPKGCEHTQRHMLYTAAAVDSGTLAPDTGKGAVYLCYLPVFWIAGENLGILAPLISGGTSVLLPRWDAAAALAAIERHQVSVMAGTVENYLEMLGLPDFSRHDLSSLTAPLTVSFIRKLTPSLRKRWADAAGPHSVLREGSYGMTETHTSDTWTLGFQDEDRDLLTEPVFCGLPVPGTDVMVVDFVTGQPLPLGERGEIVIRGPSLLTGYWRQPAATAEVLRDGWLHTGDIGLLDEDGLLHYLGRAKEMIKVNGMSVFPTEVETLLGRHPEVVAAAVVPVDDPERGQLPYAFVRTLPDSALTAPELSAWARGTMAVYKVPLVELVSELPLTTTGKIRKAELTDLAAARRRSSSAAEGS, via the coding sequence ATGCGTGTCGAGACCGAAGCCGAGGAAGAGTACGACCACGAGGCCGCGTACGAGGCGTACCTGGACGACGTCCGCCGGCGTCAGGACCGGATCCGCCCGCCCGGGCTTCCCGCCGGGCTCCGCTACCGCGCCGGTGAGGTGCCGGTGCCCGATTGCGTACACCACTGGGCGCAGGAGGCCCCCGACCGGCCGGCCGTGGTCTTCCGGTCCGCCGTGATCAGCTACGCACAGCTCGACGAGGCCGCCGACCGGCTCGCCGGATGGCTGGACGGCCAGGCCGGCGTGCGCCCCGGCGACCGGGTGGGCGTCTACCTCCCCAACTGCCCGCAGTTCATCGTGGCGATGCTGGCGGTGCTACGGCTGGGCGCCGTCCACGTACCGGTGAACCCGATGTTCAAGGAGGCCGAACTCCGTCACGAACTGCGGGACGCGGGGCCCGAGGTGGTCATCGCGCAGGACACCCTGGCCCCCGGCCTCGAGGCCGTGCGCGCCGACACCCCGGTGCGGCGGGTGCTGGTCACGACCGATTCCGACATGCTCCCCGGCGCGCCGGCCGGCCCCTGGGCGAAGGCTCTCGCCCACCCCCGCCTGGGGCGCTGCGCGCGGGATCTGGACGCGCTCGCCGCGCTCAACTACACCGGCGGGACCACCGGCATGCCCAAGGGGTGCGAACACACTCAGCGGCACATGCTCTACACCGCGGCGGCCGTGGACTCCGGGACCCTGGCCCCCGATACCGGAAAGGGTGCGGTCTACCTCTGCTATCTGCCCGTCTTCTGGATCGCGGGCGAGAACCTCGGCATCCTGGCGCCCCTGATCAGCGGCGGTACCAGTGTGCTCCTCCCGCGCTGGGACGCGGCCGCCGCGCTCGCCGCGATCGAGCGCCACCAGGTCAGCGTCATGGCCGGGACCGTGGAGAACTATCTGGAGATGCTCGGCCTGCCGGACTTCTCCCGGCATGATCTGAGCAGTCTCACCGCCCCCTTGACCGTGTCGTTCATCCGCAAGCTGACCCCGTCGCTGCGGAAGCGCTGGGCGGACGCGGCCGGCCCGCACAGCGTGCTGCGCGAGGGTTCGTACGGCATGACCGAGACCCACACCAGTGACACCTGGACCCTCGGCTTCCAGGACGAGGACCGCGACCTGCTCACCGAACCGGTCTTCTGCGGTCTGCCCGTCCCCGGCACCGACGTCATGGTCGTGGACTTCGTCACCGGGCAGCCGCTGCCGCTCGGCGAGCGCGGTGAGATCGTCATCCGCGGGCCCTCGCTCCTGACCGGCTACTGGCGGCAGCCCGCCGCCACCGCGGAGGTCCTGCGCGACGGCTGGCTGCACACCGGGGACATCGGTCTGCTCGACGAGGACGGCCTGCTGCACTATCTGGGCCGCGCCAAGGAAATGATCAAGGTGAACGGGATGAGCGTCTTCCCGACCGAGGTCGAGACGCTGCTCGGCCGCCATCCGGAGGTCGTGGCGGCGGCGGTGGTCCCGGTCGACGACCCGGAGCGCGGCCAGCTTCCCTACGCGTTCGTGCGCACCCTCCCGGACAGCGCGCTGACGGCGCCGGAGCTGTCCGCGTGGGCGCGGGGCACCATGGCCGTCTACAAGGTGCCCCTCGTGGAACTGGTCAGCGAACTGCCGCTCACCACTACGGGAAAGATCAGGAAAGCCGAGCTGACGGACCTGGCCGCTGCCCGCAGACGGTCGTCGTCGGCCGCTGAGGGATCGTGA